The following proteins come from a genomic window of Athalia rosae chromosome 1, iyAthRosa1.1, whole genome shotgun sequence:
- the LOC105692948 gene encoding homeobox protein Nkx-2.2a-like isoform X2, translating to MKMPAARTSGFHICDILELNDSKPTTDETELQGTTAVLPPATEVPSTYQQLLEHTTAMLQPGVHANLARTTLPPPPPGILGWPTGPSLNPTIPQPLDEVNVLQQPDSTSPTISDLSFPSHQENGHESKEDEQEFEEEHQGESQPHESEHKKRKRRVLFSKAQTYELERRFRQQRYLSAPEREHLASIIRLTPTQVKIWFQNHRYKTKRAATERVEASGSGCSPRRVAVPVLVRDGKPCQSKLMESASYPGSGQVPMAPYMQKPYWW from the exons ATGAAGATGCCAGCCGCGCGAACGTCCGGTTTTCATATCTGTGACATTCTGGAGCTCAATGACTCCAAACCAACTACAGATGAAACGGAACTTCAAG GAACCACCGCTGTCTTACCCCCGGCAACCGAGGTTCCATCAACTTATCAACAGCTCCTCGAACACACGACAGCGATGCTGCAACCCGGTGTTCACGCCAATCTAGCAAGAACGACGTTACCACCTCCGCCACCCGGGATTCTGGGCTGGCCTACCGGACCGTCGCTCAATCCGACGATACCTCAGCCGCTCGACGAAGTGAACG TTCTGCAGCAGCCGGATTCGACCAGTCCGACAATATCGGATCTCTCGTTTCCATCGCACCAGGAGAACGGTCACGAGTCCAAAGAGGACGAACAGGAATTCGAGGAGGAACATCAGGGAGAGTCTCAGCCCCACGAAAGTGAACATAAAAAACGTAAACGACGCGTCCTTTTCTCGAAAGCGCAGACGTACGAACTAGAGCGACGGTTCAGGCAGCAACGTTACCTCAGCGCACCCGAACGCGAACATTTGGCGTCGATAATAAGGTTGACGCCAACGCAGGTGAAAATCTGGTTCCAGAATCACAGGTACAAGACGAAGCGCGCCGCCACCGAGAGGGTCGAAGCTAGCGGAAGCGGATGTTCGCCCAGAAGAGTCGCCGTACCTGTCTTGGTACGCGACGGTAAACCTTGTCAGTCAAAGTTGATGGAATCGGCGTCTTACCCGGGATCCGGCCAGGTCCCTATGGCTCCGTACATGCAGAAACCTTACTGGTGGTAA
- the LOC105692948 gene encoding homeobox protein Nkx-2.2a-like isoform X1 encodes MAATYDDCYDASWHLIPPDYVSNEDDYRLLESMKMPAARTSGFHICDILELNDSKPTTDETELQGTTAVLPPATEVPSTYQQLLEHTTAMLQPGVHANLARTTLPPPPPGILGWPTGPSLNPTIPQPLDEVNVLQQPDSTSPTISDLSFPSHQENGHESKEDEQEFEEEHQGESQPHESEHKKRKRRVLFSKAQTYELERRFRQQRYLSAPEREHLASIIRLTPTQVKIWFQNHRYKTKRAATERVEASGSGCSPRRVAVPVLVRDGKPCQSKLMESASYPGSGQVPMAPYMQKPYWW; translated from the exons GTTACTGGAGAGCATGAAGATGCCAGCCGCGCGAACGTCCGGTTTTCATATCTGTGACATTCTGGAGCTCAATGACTCCAAACCAACTACAGATGAAACGGAACTTCAAG GAACCACCGCTGTCTTACCCCCGGCAACCGAGGTTCCATCAACTTATCAACAGCTCCTCGAACACACGACAGCGATGCTGCAACCCGGTGTTCACGCCAATCTAGCAAGAACGACGTTACCACCTCCGCCACCCGGGATTCTGGGCTGGCCTACCGGACCGTCGCTCAATCCGACGATACCTCAGCCGCTCGACGAAGTGAACG TTCTGCAGCAGCCGGATTCGACCAGTCCGACAATATCGGATCTCTCGTTTCCATCGCACCAGGAGAACGGTCACGAGTCCAAAGAGGACGAACAGGAATTCGAGGAGGAACATCAGGGAGAGTCTCAGCCCCACGAAAGTGAACATAAAAAACGTAAACGACGCGTCCTTTTCTCGAAAGCGCAGACGTACGAACTAGAGCGACGGTTCAGGCAGCAACGTTACCTCAGCGCACCCGAACGCGAACATTTGGCGTCGATAATAAGGTTGACGCCAACGCAGGTGAAAATCTGGTTCCAGAATCACAGGTACAAGACGAAGCGCGCCGCCACCGAGAGGGTCGAAGCTAGCGGAAGCGGATGTTCGCCCAGAAGAGTCGCCGTACCTGTCTTGGTACGCGACGGTAAACCTTGTCAGTCAAAGTTGATGGAATCGGCGTCTTACCCGGGATCCGGCCAGGTCCCTATGGCTCCGTACATGCAGAAACCTTACTGGTGGTAA